ACCCTGACCTTCACCACCACCATTCCCCGTGGAGCCGGGGGTGCCACACCCTATTACTTCGGAGCCATAACCGACACCGGCAACGCCAATACCGAGATTGACGAAGCCAACAATGCTCTTGCCGGAAACCTGGTTACGGTCAACCGCACCCAGGTGACTCCCGATCTCGTCGTCACTTCCGTTGCCGGTCCTTTGAGCGCAAACACAGGTCAGATGGTACCTGTGACCCTGAAAGTCAAGAACGCCGGTAACGGCAGGGCATGGAACACCTTCCTGGTCCGTTCCTACATCTCGGCTGACAATGAAATCACCACGGCCGATACTTCCCTGGGTGCCCAGTACATCTATGGTCTGGCCGCAGGGGAAGAGACAACCATAACCATTAACGGAACTGTCCCTTCAACCTTTGTATCCGGCACCTACTATTTCGGTGGGATAGCCGACACAGGCAACGCCAACGCAGAGCTCAACGAAACTAATAACGCTCTTGCAGGCAATGAAATTGTCATTACCAAACTCTAGGACCTCCTGAAACAGGGAAGCAGGCTGACAAACGTCAGCCTGCTCCTTCGTCTTCCTATCTTACCCTCTTATCTCTCCTAATGCCGATGCAATGGCTAATGCGCCCACCCGATTCCCCGTTGACCTGCCTGAAAGAAAATTCCTTGACAAATTTAAATTATTTTCAAGTTTCCTGAATTACTGACGAAAAGAGAAAGTACACCTAGACCTGCCTGTCACAACAATATGTTGCACTTTCCATAAAAGCAGCAACAGAGGGGGAAGGAATGGACAAAAGAGGGTTTCTCTCCGGTGGAGCGATCAGCAGGGTTATAGAAAGATTATTTCATTCCATGTGGGGAAAGAAAAGCTGTCCGTCAACAGATCAGACGGCCAGAAATGAAGAATTGCAAAGGATTGCAAAGCTAATCGAAAGAGGGTCGTTTACCAGGTGCAAGTGAAACCACCATAGGGTAGCAGTACTGCCTGCATCCCACCGATTACTGCCAGTCAGTTCCTCCTTGCACCGCGCAGGAGTCGTTAATCAAGCTGATTTCGCCAGCTTATACCAAAGCTACATCTCTACCCGCGTCACAACCCCCTGAAGTTTACTCGGTGGAAGTTTGTAGAATTTTACGAAGTTGGGGGTCAGCTTCTTGATTGTGCTGAAAATGCGCCAGGCGAAGTTGGTCGTGTCGATATCCTCGATACCATAGAAAATGACCTTCTCCCTGATGCCGATCTCTTTCAGGATTTTCTCGAGATCTATTATTTCCATGTACCCTGCCATAACCTCCAGGGCATCCAGTCCGGAACCCAATCCTTCGGTCATCTGCTGCTTAACTCCAAAGGGCTCGTCAGTGCGCACTATTGAAACGAAAACATTGCGAGAATAGATGATGTTGCTTGAAATGACGCAGTGCACAACATACGGGGGGACAACACGCGCCTCTCGCGTGAAAAAGAGGGCCGTACCGGGAATGTTGCTCCCTTTCGAAAATATCTGCTCGTAGGCAATGAGAAAAGTATCCAGATCCAGGGGACGCAACGCCCTGTAAAGTGCGCGCTGGCCCCGGGTCCAAATGAGGATCGTAACGAACGGGATGGACGCGAGCACAATCGACCAGTAGCCGCCGTGGGGAATTTTGTTGAGACAAGCAATTAAAAACACCACGTCCACCAATGTCACGAGCACGGCGAAGGGTACTTTCCATTTCTTAGTGGTTCGGCTGTAAATCATAATTATCATAATGCCGGTGAGAGTCATGGTGCCTGTTACCGCTAGACCGTAAGCGGCAGCCAGGTTCTCCGACTTCCGGAAGATGAGCATTATGCAAATCACGGAGCCGAGGAGCATCCAGTTTACCGAGCCGATGTATATCTGTGACTTGAGATGGGTCGAGGTGTAGTCCACCTTCAGGAGAGGCATGATCCTGGTGGTTATCCCTTGGTACACGACGGAGAATACACCGCTGATCATTGCCTGGGATGCGATGATCGTCGCCATGATAGTGAGGATGAGGAACGGTATGTAAAACATGGGCGCCATCTCCTGAATCATGCCGAAAAGGAGGTTCTTTGCTGTTCCGTGGGAAAGCACATAAGCCCCCTGCCCCAGGTAGTTGATGATGAGAGCGAAAAAAACGATTGACCATGCCCTGATGATGGGCTTGCGTCCCAGATGGCCCATATCGGCGTAAAGCGCTTCTCCGCCGGTGGCGCAGAGGATGACCTCGGACAGGACAAAAAATCCGGCAAATCCGTTGTCGGCCAGGAATTTCACCGCGTAGAACGGGCTGACGGCAGCCACGACTTCCGGATGGCTTGTGATAGAGATGACACCGGAAACGCTTAAAGCTAGAAACCATACCACCATGATCGGCCCAAAGGCACTGGCCATTCGGTCTGTCCCCCAATACTGAAAGAAAAACAGCATTACGGCGATAACCGCAGCAATAAGAATCAGGCTCCCCTGGTGGAGATCTTCCAAGCCGGGAATCAGAACCATACCTTCCACTGCCGAAAGGATGCTGATAGCCGGAGTGATGACC
This region of Geotalea daltonii FRC-32 genomic DNA includes:
- a CDS encoding KUP/HAK/KT family potassium transporter, with product MKSVQEPAWKGIVRSFGLVFGDIGTSPIYTLTVIFALTKPTPDNVMGILSLVFWTMTILVTAEYAWLAMALGRKGEGGTIVLREILIRMLKPGRQIAVISFLSYLGVSLLLGDGVITPAISILSAVEGMVLIPGLEDLHQGSLILIAAVIAVMLFFFQYWGTDRMASAFGPIMVVWFLALSVSGVISITSHPEVVAAVSPFYAVKFLADNGFAGFFVLSEVILCATGGEALYADMGHLGRKPIIRAWSIVFFALIINYLGQGAYVLSHGTAKNLLFGMIQEMAPMFYIPFLILTIMATIIASQAMISGVFSVVYQGITTRIMPLLKVDYTSTHLKSQIYIGSVNWMLLGSVICIMLIFRKSENLAAAYGLAVTGTMTLTGIMIIMIYSRTTKKWKVPFAVLVTLVDVVFLIACLNKIPHGGYWSIVLASIPFVTILIWTRGQRALYRALRPLDLDTFLIAYEQIFSKGSNIPGTALFFTREARVVPPYVVHCVISSNIIYSRNVFVSIVRTDEPFGVKQQMTEGLGSGLDALEVMAGYMEIIDLEKILKEIGIREKVIFYGIEDIDTTNFAWRIFSTIKKLTPNFVKFYKLPPSKLQGVVTRVEM